From a region of the Pecten maximus chromosome 18, xPecMax1.1, whole genome shotgun sequence genome:
- the LOC117316781 gene encoding two pore potassium channel protein sup-9-like has product MKRQNVRTLSLIVCTFTYLLIGAAVFDALESEYELENRRRLFAEEDEILTKYNISEVDFKNIQHNVIWSRPYQEVIQWKFGGALYFSLVVVAVIGYGHSTPKTFWGKTFCMFYALIGIPLCIIMFQSVGERLNTFVTFVLKQIKKCFRFKNSEVSQTDLFFVTMNLSTIIITTGALAFSHVEGWNYIDAFYYCFITLTTIGFGDFVALQKDYMVQEKPHYFAFSILFILFGLTVISAAMNLLILRFVTMNTEDERRDEMEAAVAAQNAVRLEGDVITGNGGVVSNAQERPEFNDTLSVCSCSCYKWTSPRDKVYTSSPLANHKSGKRKSRSSAANATECSKEMDSTMSEDTESFLNWQRNKRASL; this is encoded by the exons ATGAAGCGACAGAACGTTCGTACCTTGTCTTTGATTGTATGTACTTTTACTTACCTCCTGATAGGGGCAGCCGTGTTTGACGCCCTGGAATCTGAGTACGAATTAGAAAACAGGAGGCGTCTGTTTGCTGAGGAGGACGAAATACtcacaaaatacaatatttcagaaGTCGACTTTAAAAACATTCAACACAATGTTATCTGGTCCCGTCCTTACCAGGAAGTCATCCAGTGGAAATTCGGAGGTGCTCTATACTTTTCCTTGGTAGTGGTGGCAGTGATAG GTTATGGACATAGCACACCAAAGACGTTCTGGGGCAAGACCTTCTGTATGTTCTATGCTCTGATAGGGATTCCATTATGTATCATCATGTTTCAAAGCGTTGGTGAGCGATTGAATACATTCGTGACTTTTGTCttgaaacaaattaaaaaatgcTTTCGTTTCAAAAACTCGGAGGTTTCACAAACAGATCTATTTTTTGTGACTATGAATTTATCAACAATAATTATAACTACTGGAGCTTTAGCATTTTCTCATGTAGAGGGCTGGAATTACATTGACGCGTTCTACTACTGCTTCATCACGCTTACTACAATAGGCTTTGGTGATTTTGTGGCGTTGCAGAAAGACTACATGGTCCAGGAGAAACCTCATTATTTTGCGTTTAGCATTCTCTTCATTCTGTTTGGTTTGACTGTTATCTCTGCCGCTATGAATCTTTTAATCCTTCGTTTTGTGACAATGAACACCGAGGACGAACGCCGGGATGAAATGGAAGCTGCAGTTGCCGCCCAAAATGCAGTGCGACTAGAAGGTGACGTTATAACCGGAAATGGAGGTGTAGTTTCAAACGCACAAGAGCGTCCAGAGTTTAATGATACACTATCTGTTTGCTCCTGCTCGTGCTACAAGTGGACATCACCACGTGACAAAGTTTACACGTCCAGCCCTTTGGCTAATCACAAGAGTGGGAAAAGAAAGAGTAGGTCTTCTGCGGCCAACGCAACAGAGTGTTCCAAAGAAATGGATAGTACCATGTCTGAGGACACAGAGTCCTTCCTTAATTGGCAGAGGAATAAACGTGCCTCGTTATAG